The Megalops cyprinoides isolate fMegCyp1 chromosome 15, fMegCyp1.pri, whole genome shotgun sequence region AGCGGCAGGGCCATCCTTACAGTACCAAGCCCGACAAACACCTCACTGCTGAACAACTCCCCACACACTCCCCTTTAGCAGAGAGGTGGAACCAAGACATCCTCACCCACCTCTCCAATCAGGGGGCCAGCTCGAAATTCCAGGGCTGTggctcccaccccccaccataAAAAAATTATCTTGGCAGATCCAGCTGtggcagttttgttttgtaaatacattCCAGCTTTTCAGTAaatgcctgattttttttttccgaccATTATGCAACTTGTGTATGTTCTggcatatttaacattttcaaaggTGGTGCATTTGATCCCATCAGCctaattatttttcacagttgCACTGTTAATACGGACCCTTGGTTTCTGGGCTGGTGGAGTAAAGTCCGcagactgttttcttttttgcccaCATCACATACATTTCTCTGCTCCAGAGGTTTCTCAAGAAACCATTACCCTTTGCCTGCCATCATTTATATCATATACCATACAAGAGATTTAGAAAACAGAGATTGTGAGTGAAATCTGCTTTATACACCTATTGATACAAGACCCTTCAAGTGCATTCCTGCAGAAACATTCTTCCTCCAACAACAACGCTGAGAAAAGTATAAGGAACTCAGGAAAATTACAGTTGTACCaatccaaaacaaatgtgtttggtTTCTTTCTGGTGAATTACAAAGCAAATACAATTTCTGGCATTCAAACCTACTGCTGATGGggttacaaaaacaaatattttccaaCCTATTTAGTTTCACTGCCTCAGCCAAATCAACATGCCGACTCCTGTACAGGATAATTTGCTATATTTTCAATGACCGCAGGTCATGTACTGTCTTATATCTGCCTTAAACTAGAGCTGACTGGTAGGAACGTTCGAGAAACAGCACCTTGTATAAAAAAATGCTGGGGTACAGACACTAAAGCATCAGAATTATCTTATAGGAAAGCATTTTATTATACTAAACACATGAAACAAcctgtttaattaaagaaatcaaaatctcaaaataaacaaagacatttcagtTCACCCAGCTGTTTATCTCCAATATTTAAAGGGGGTGGTGCACTCCCTCATTCAAAACCAAAGTTCAAATCCAGGTCATCTTCTGGCTcataaagtacaaaaaaaaattaaggaacATCTCCAAAACTGCAAGTGTCCACAATATCCTGTAATCTGGTAGTGATGGGAAGGCATTTCAGGGCTACTTCTTGGCATAAGTGATCTTCATGGCGCAGGTGGAAGTGATGCGGAACCCTTGCAGTGCGTCCCTGGCTACTCCGGCTTGCCCCTCCGTCTCAAACTCCACAAAGGCAATGTCATGTCTGCCCGGCACCAGCCGCACCTCTTTAAACCCAGGAAACCTGGGTGCAGAAAAGCAGACCAAACCCCAACATCAGAAGATGCTAATCATAGGAGTTTACCcacattttgttatatttttagcCACCTCTTCAAAATGATAGAAAGTGCCAGAGGTAAAAGCAGCTTGCCTTAGATTCAAAGACAATAGTTTTAAGCAAAAATAACATATCTGACTATTATATGGGGTAGAGGAACCAATATccaacatttttacacacacatttatatctGGCTTATTTCAAAACTAATGGTCACAGGGAAACAAATCTACCACTTACTGATTGAACAGCATAGACAGCATCATTTCATTGGTTTCTTCTGGAAGATTATTGAGGAACAAGATGTAGTTTGGTGGATTGTCAGGAGTCTGggaggaaagaaatgaaatattacgAATTAATATCATCTTGGTATAAGTAACTCCTGTCAAGTTAAAAAAACTGCCTTTACAGATGTGTGTCCTtaaattcctgttttttttttttttattgactttAACACCTCATCACATCTAGTGAGATCTTCAGAAAATTTAGAGCAGTAATGGAAGAGTAATTTATAAGGTGGATCTGATCATGCAATTTTGTTATTACCGATTATTATGATCATTCTTTAGAGAACTTCAGTGGCCTGATCTATGGCCTGATTACAAAGAATTGTCGCTTTTCTCAatttgtccacccagtgccagccagaagcagatgggctccccctctgacccgggttctgctcaaggtttcttcctattagtcaaggagtttttccttgccactgtcgccttaggcttgctctgagggggtatcaggtctggaataccgatgtaaagctgctttgcgacaactcatgttgtaaaaagcgctatataaataaaactgaattgaattgttaGTCACTACCAACCATCTCATTCACAACATGATAAGATATGACAATCTCAGTTCATACCCTCACTGAACAGTATTATTTAATAATGCTGCATGCCTACTTGCATTTATCCAGTGAATCCCTTTGTTACTGTTCAACAAAGATAGGAATATATTTGGAcgtcattgtttttttataaatagCTCATTATTTAGGTGACAGCAACTAATTTACATAGTTACACCCTGGCCAGTTTTACTAAGCTCTCTAGACAGTAAGCAGACATTTTCTTTACCTTCAGCAATAAATCCTCATAATCTGCAAACAACTTTTATCATTTCTGAACAGACAGACATCAAGACGATTCTGATAGCATAGGTGTAATTAGAGAGGTAACAACATCTGTTTAACTGAAACACATACCTGCTGAACTGGGGCTGCATTAGGCTGCGCATTTGTAGATCCCTGTGGCACATGAAACACAAGTAATTATATGGTAAGATTTAACACGTCTGTAGGCTACGGCTGTTGAATACATCAATGCACCTGTGGCACATTTTTATTCTAAGGCCTACACAGGGAAAGGTATTACTGACACATCCCCACTATGTTTCATAACTCTGATAACCATTTCCTTGAAATCAGATCTGTAGGTGAAGAGCACTGCATCTTTATACAGAAATATGAGTTATATGACAGAACAGATCTACCAGAAAATGTTAACTACAACCGAATAAATGTACCAGAGCTGGCTTCTTAGCTGGATTTGCTGCCTGCTCTTgagttttcttcttcttttctttcttcttgtcTTTGTCCCCAAATGTGCCACGCATTTTTGAAATGACCTCAGAGTCTGTTTTGGCATACTGAATGCGctgaagagaaggagaaaatggTGATGGTTATTTGAGTACCATCAAAAAAATGCGTCAATTTTATAATCTGTCAAATGCAACTCAAAGAAAACTCACCATGGGTTTGTTATAAAAAGGAAACCCCTGCAGCTGGCGAAGAGCATTTGTGGCAGAACCCAACTCTTTGAATACAACAAATGCCTGTCCTCTCATCTTCATGGTTTTCAGTGCCACAATATCAATGATCTGCCCAAACTGAGAGAACAGGGCATACAGCGACCTCTTCAACTCTGTAGAGAAGAGGGAATACAATCGTGCAAAAGCCATCAAGCAAACATGTAACAAGGATTTGAAATGCATCTGCAGACACCAACAAGCTAACTATATGTTTTAACTAGAAACATAACTAATGGCATGTGTGTCACCTTTTCAATAGTGGTAAAGAGACAATTAATTTTAGACAGCGTAAGCGTgttatgtagctagctaaacagTGGAGCATTTACAgcattgtaaaaatgaatttacattaTTAGAGATACATGGAACGACTGACGTGATATAACTAAGTACATTCTGTGTACATGGCGCAGGTCACATAACTTCCTAACTCAATGCATTTCTTGATTCATTACATAAACATATGAAATAATTACACTGGCCTGTTATATTTAGTTTGCTATCTTGTTAACTTAGCCTGTAGTAATGGTAATAGTATGAGTAATGGAGTTTACAAAACAGCATACCGTaccttcttttttaattttatcatttacattattgatGTAAATGGTGTGGTTGGGCCGTATATCCATGATTAACTAGAATCTGGACCGTTACCctgcaatgcaaaaaacaaaaaagaattaGTGTGTTGCTTATCGCAACGAGAAAGACAACCCTAGTACGTAATTTCAACAACGTTAGCAAGCTATCTTGAAAACCGTGTCCTCGAATTAGTATCTTTAGGCAGCGTTCTAGCGAACAACTCATATGTAACAacacatttagctagctagctagcttaacAGCACATTTACCAAAGTTACATTTGCGAACATAACCACATTCAAAGGAAACAGAGCACTGCATCGGttataaaaataacactaacTACGCTGGTTAgtcatattacattttaaacataacaaCAATCAGATTAACACCTGAAATAATAGGAGAATGGCTAGTTAAcgaaagaaaaagaaactcaCGCCACTCGTTTTCAAACTATTACCGGAAGTGACCAACGCAACTAACTTCCTGTGCTTAGTAATATGAATTCCGGGCGCAACTAACAACTCGTCAACATCCTCATATATCATATAACCTATACTGTATCTCTTTCAACGGTGATGAAAAGAGGATAGGTTTTATTTCATTACGCTTactatatgaaataaatatcttaTAATTTGTTACAAATGTCGTCTACTATGCAGTTGGATGTTTACGGAACCAACTAAGGATAAGTACCTGATTCCCACCCGGGAAACAAACAGGTGTCCGGGTAAAATTTACCGGTAAATTCTGAGGAGTGTCTGTCGACTGGCTGACCGTAAGTCTAgctaaaatgaacacaaagtaAAGAAAtagaacaaaatgtaaataactaAATATACATGTTAGCCACCTTTTTTAGTAAGATTTACCTGTAACTTGTATATGCAGTAAGTCTCGTAGTCACCTCAACCCACAGTGGAGTATGTAAGAGCTAGTTTGAAAGACCAGTTTGGTACAAAGAACTACAGAAACTGACTAGGTGTGCTATTCTGATTTTGTGATGTCTCTAGTCAGGGAACGATGACACGAATGACAAACATATTCTGTCATTAACTTCACTTAACGGTACATTGAAAgcaagtgtatttatttttatgtcataaTTTGCATAAcgtcaattcaattttattctGTTCCATACTGAAATAATGACGCATTATGTGTATACACAAGCAAGATGTTCCATTTCTGAGGCCATTTTAACCACAAAACCTGAATGCTAGTAAAACAACAGTCaccctccttttcttttcagtcaCCCTACAATTGATCTGTTAATAAAATGCCATAGGCTGGAAAACAAATTTGCTGAGAAATTTGTATGTTGGGCTGAATACCACTCTTCTAAACAAAGAGGgtaattttaatatatttcttcCCTCACAAATGGAAGTCAAAGGAGACCTGTTTTTACGTCATAATAATCAATAGAATAGATCAACAACACTAAAGTACACGCTGCTAATTCTATCCAACTACTTTCCTCTTGACTCAGAACAACCAGAACTGGTTGAAACTGTGAAGGCTTcacttaaattaaaataatcagacATTATACCATATAATTCTCAATAACCTTCTAGTTAACACCATAATATACATAGTTGTGACAGTGACTCTTTAAATCTGTAGTAAAatctaaatgaacaaatttcaGTGGCTTCAATAATTTCAGATTAATACCCTATGATGGCAAAATGAATGCAGGGTAGAAACAAATCAGATCTCTCCACTTAATTGTTCATGCAATGCACTCAGCCACTGTTCTGCAGAGCAAATCACACAAAGTAAATGGTTAGGCAGATGTTTTGGCAGCTCCCTCACCTTCAGAACATGTATCAATACTTACACTTAAAAGAAGAATTCCTTTATTACAGGCATCAGCTGCAATATTACAAgtcctttattattattgttattattattaataatctATTTCGTTTACAGATGCCATCTTGTACACTTTTCCTCATCGACTTTATAGACTTGTATTATGCACTTATATTTATGTTGgtctcattttaaaagagaaCGTGCTCTCAAAAAACTTACCTACCTAGTTAAATATTGTATCGGTCGCAGTGCATAAACTGACAACCACTTCATACACCATCAatttctctcatttcctctttatACCTACCATACAATCAGAGAGACTGTGTAATTGTCTTAATCTGAAATCAACACAAACTTCTTAAATAACCTAACGTTCAGTGTTTATGGCTTTGAAACAGAATGATCCATGATCTCTTCCTCAAACGCGTCATTAGTTAGGTTAGGTAACGCTTGTCCTGTTTAATGAGTACAGAGCTTGTGCTTCGGTCGCTGTGGGCACTAAGGATATCTGTTATTTCCCTTATCATGAAATGTTGCAGATTgctgcacaaaatgaaaaaaagtggCCATAGGTGGTAGCTATTGCCAGATGACAACATTaagaaagcagaaataaaattaaacgTAAGATAACTAGCTGTACATCTAGCCATAAGTAGTTTCGATTGgcacaagcatgcatgtgtaGCTAGCGCTTACAGAAGTTTAACGGCGGGTCGTTCAGTTGTCATTGACGGTACGGGGTATGCAAGATGGCATCGGTGCGTGTGGCTGTGAGAGTCAGGCCCATGAACAGCAGGTAAGTGCTAACTCAGAGAACTTTAGTGAGGTTAATAGCAAGGTATTGGTGTCTTGTTGGGTGGTAAGTTAGCTGTCTCGCTGTCATAACTGTTAGGAGCTAAGTGGCTAGCTAGTTTGCAGCGTACCGAAGTCACAGTAGGTGTGTTCAGTTTGTTAGGTCACGTTAGCAAGCTAAAGCGCTTAACTGCAGTTGAAACTAATTTACCGGCGATAAATTATCAACATTTGGAGAAAGAAGCGTATGTGGAATCAACAACGCCTGCTAACTATAACTTTTTACCACCCCACTTAACACCATACGTCTCCCGTTTTTAGAGACCGTATAATTACCTGCGGTCTATGTGGGAAAACAAAATTGACTAGGTAGTTAAAGTTAAGTTAGCTAATTTATCTGATTGACTTGTTTTTTGATACTTCATCCTGAAAGTCTCTACTGTGTACCAAATAACTTTGTATCGCTGACGAATACGTTAAACATGAAGTTGTTAAATATGTGAAGTACCTTACAGTGCTATCTGCGTCCagatgttattattattattattattattattagtagtagtagtagtagtagtagtagtagaagaagtattagtagaagtagtagtagtagtacagGGCAGCCCTGTTTGAGTTTCTGTACAGTGCACTGGTTGCCATCTGTTGTAGGATAACCTTTCACACATTTCCCGTGATCTGCAAGTCCATCATCTACAAGAGCACAGCCAGTTGATTGCGTCTGAATGAAAATAactacagtacatttcagtCTTCTCTAGAGAGAGAAATTTTAACGAAGCACACAGTGGTGCTTCCTATGTAATCTCATTTTGTTCTCTCAGCTGTGTCTGTCCTTGTAATTAAAGTGTTTTATCTTCCCAGTTGTAGTCATGGTTTAAGCACATTACATCATCAGTGAAcaaaattacataacatttaccCAGACAACCTAAATTTAGTGGCTCACTCAACTCTCACAGTAGCTGTGCTTGGCTTTTGGTTTTAATGCACCTGTGGTAAACCATGATTACCTTTGTTCTGTCTCCTTTTGTGGTCAGATGTTGTACTGTTGTATGTCCTAATTTTGTTCTATGATGAGTCAATTATTATCAAAAAACTGCTGTCTTTAgtgaattccattttttttttttactttaaccCTTGCTTAAGGGCTTGTTTACTGCCGTAAGACATGGCATGAGAAGTGTAAATGAACATGCTGTCTGAATTTTTCATGCTGTAGAAAACAGCCTTACATGCCTGGGTAAAAATAAGGCTATTCTCCTGTCAATTGTATTGACAAAAACATTCcagtttgtgttcattttacagAGAGGAGGATTTATCTGCTAAGTTTATAATTCATATGGATGGGAACAAGACATCCATAACCAACACGAAGGTGAGTTGTAAATGCTGTGAAGTGTTACACTGTTTGGTCATGTGTTCTTAAAGGTCTCCACATTATTTGCTACATAGTGTTGCTTACATTTAGATCAAAAGTAGTTGAAGTTTCAAAACAGATGAAGACGAAGAATGTGCCAGCAGGAATTCGAACTCAGTACCTTCTAGTTACAAGCCATGTACTTTACCTAGCATATGAGACAGTTGCCTTCATTTTACTTCCAAATGAATGCGCTAATGATAAAAGTACTGAATGATCATAAtgtgtgcagcagtgtttcACAGAGACATGTAGTAACATTAGTCTGTGCATAGCATtagtatgcatatatatatgacaATACAGATGCTCTTTGTCTTTTCACAGATTCCAGAGAGCACATCAGGAGCCCCAGGGCGAGGAAAAACCAAAACGTTCACTTACGATTTCTGCTATGATTCAGCAGATGCCGGAAGCCCCAGCTTTGCGTCTCAAGAAAAGGTTTAGATATAACACCGCCTTTTGTACTTAAAATCTGCCATTTAGTTAGAGTAATGATCACAACCACAAGGGTTTGTTGTGTTGAATGGTATAGCCTTTTAAAAATCTATTATTTGTTCATGCCACATTCAGTTTCTATAATTTGTTTTGTGGGGtctgattaaataaaaataaccctTTGTTGATTTTTCAGTAGGGCTGTTGTTATGCAGCTTGCTGTCACTTTGGTGCTTACTGTCAAAGTCTGCCACCCACTGGACACTTGTAgaatttgagttttttttctttttgatttttgtgtcaACAGAGGTGTTTTTGGGCTATTGTCACAAAAGTGGTGCTATTTCCTCATGACTTTGAGAAGGGCATATTATGCCTGGTGTCTTCATGAGCAGGAGTTTAGCTATAGACATGACCTAATGGCTTTTCAAATTAGTTTATATATGATAAAAACTTAGATAAGACCTGAGTGAACTTCCTCCAGCCATTTCAGTTAACAGCAACATAGGAAGGATTACTTGACTTTCCTGGTTTTAGTTAAGACTGGATTAACCAACACTCTCTCATTGGTACTTAGATAGATGTCAGGGTATGGCTTCTTAGGTTTCTACAATTTGATTTATAATGCATGGTGGTCATAAAGTCCTAGTCTATTGCTGTGAAAATATCTTTATCACAAAAGCATAATTTCCATTTCACAtgtccaagaaaaaaaagtcaatatactattttttattattttactatgCTCCTCTTGTATAACATCTCACTCTGAAATAAGCAGAGTATGAACACTTGCATGTGATTTTGAAAGAATTCTCAATTTTTAAACCAAAAGATTGGCACTTTATAACCACCCTGTGCTCAGTGTCCCTGATTGCATTAATAATAACTGCACCCTCTTTGCTTGTAATGTTTACACTCTGTGCAAATCATAAGCTGTTGCCGTGTCACAGTTTAATATAATTTTGATCACTTCGTTTTCTAAGGACGATTTGCCTGAATCACAGGTTAAATGTGCATCTGAAAACAAGTCTAAACAGTTTTGGTAGTTTTAAATAATGAACATATCAAATTGCTCATAACTGTATTGCTTGCAGTTGCGGTGAACGCTGATTAAAGGGAGTTTTTGGCAGAGGAGctgcctttaattaaaaacgCTCTTTCTGCAGAATGAAAAGAGAATGATAAAACATCCTCCGCTGGCGACGGCTGACTATCTCCGAACTAATTAAGATGTCTGTACCCCCCGCTGTCGAGCGGCAAGATTTGAGCATTTTAAGAGACAGCAAAGGAGCCTCTAATGTGATGGGGATTGAGAGTAATCAAGTGCTGAGACGCAGGCCCAGGCAGCGACGCGGATTCAATCTTCCACTGAATTGCATCCTATCTGAGAGCTGTCCGACTGAAACGCAtgctgtcagtgtgctgagaaggtgtaaactgttttttttttctttattttttttttatttactttacctGGTTCCCTGGGGTTTTTctaaaaatgctttgtttttttttccccagcaattAAAATGATTCCCGTCTTGGGTATTTACAGCACAGCAAGGTGCATCCAAATTgggttttcaaaagaaaacctGTTTTGCTAAAAATGCAGTCCTTatagatgaaatgaaaagacaaCTTATTTGAAGTCGGTGAAGGATTTGATTTGTTACACGCCGACCACTGTGGTCTTTCGTTTTCGAGCGAGGCCCAGTGTTTATTTGTGCCTGGCAGTTGTCCTCCGCTCCTATTTCTAGACCCAATTTGCAGGTGTGAGGAAGCAGCTGTTGGAGCGTGGTGCTGGCGTGTATGTGAATCAGAGGTATCAGACAGCTGTCATCACCTGCATCCGAGCACCTGGGCAGTCCTGAgtggctgtgaatgtgtgctgtcAGGTGTGCCGATCCGATCACATCCCAGACAGATGCAGGCAGACAGGGACCAAGCAAAGCCAAGGGCACTTGAAAGATGCAACTTTACAATCAACCGTGAGAATGTTTTGCTCTTTCTGAGCATGTCACTTATGTGGGACTAGCAGGGACTATagtttttttcagctgttcagtacatgcacaaaaattacattttgcatgcTGAGTACATTGTAAACAGCAGGTAACAACCATACAATGCTGCAGCCTTCATCTGTCAAACGGCTGAAGCTTGGAGAAACTGGGAATGGTTAGTGGATGAGAGACCAGGCAGCTACTAGAAGTGGTGTTGGTAGGCCAGCAGGTGCAATCACAGACAGCTGGCTCCCTGGCGTAATGATGGGTTAATGTGCTGTCGATGATGCAATCTTGCATATAACATGTAGTTATAAAAGGTATTTATTGGCCCTTTCTGCAAAGAGTAAGGTGTTCCCTGGTGTCCTGGTCAGGCTCTCTGGCCTTCTAAGCACACCCACCTTCATTGGTTAAATAATCCCCTCCCTCACCACCTCAGCTAACGTGTGCTAAAAATTCTGGCACAATTCATGCTGTACATCAATCCAGCTGTCACTGTAGTTGAGGTTAGTCAATGCCCCTCCGAACAGGAAAATTAACGTTGTTCGTTATTGTTATGATAACAATGAGAGCAATTAAGTGAACAAATTCCCagaaatatttgtatgtgtCTACTTTACACCCCTTTGAATTTTGTATTGTGCTGGAAAAACTTTGTTGAGTTGTGCATCATCCAAAGTATGCACAGTGTTGATCTAACTATGGATCTGACTCTGATGACCAACATGCCATGAGCTCTCTGTGATTGACCTGACTTGTTGCCAGTTCAGTCAGTTCAGT contains the following coding sequences:
- the snrpb2 gene encoding U2 small nuclear ribonucleoprotein B'' yields the protein MDIRPNHTIYINNVNDKIKKEELKRSLYALFSQFGQIIDIVALKTMKMRGQAFVVFKELGSATNALRQLQGFPFYNKPMRIQYAKTDSEVISKMRGTFGDKDKKKEKKKKTQEQAANPAKKPALGSTNAQPNAAPVQQTPDNPPNYILFLNNLPEETNEMMLSMLFNQFPGFKEVRLVPGRHDIAFVEFETEGQAGVARDALQGFRITSTCAMKITYAKK